The DNA sequence cgtcatcgcaccctactacggttgttgcaccccccggatcgacccgccgcttctgagcatcgcacgcgttttcagcgcaacgacgccgtttttttcagagtttatcacggtcgccgtcgttgggaacgtggtaccgtgataagtgtccagggtcgcggtttttatactgttcaaggtgctactggggtgcacaggaggcatcagaactagttgcgccgcgctggccgcccggattctgccgctcgttctttgtccacagatttggtccgcggcgggttccagccgcgccttccgacttcgctgccgcccccagggcagcagcagcagccgtcgccgctaccacgccgacagcccgtcccgttgatgcctcccgcgcagcttcatccgggagcgccccaggtggtcgctccggcgcctgcggtccctcttcagtcgccaccgccttcggagctgatggacgtcgacccctcagccgggccgccttcccaagcggtggctgtgcagcctgtcctgcagccgctttccttgggcacccccaaggagtctgacaccgcagcgccttgtccggctcCCACTccgcagccgtcgacgcagcgtcaggggacgctgcctctcttcgtgggtcccgacgccccgtcgcgtccagtaccagaagctgcgcccgtggtcacaggcgtgcaccctgacctcggttttcagtcggtgtttcccgaggccccgcgcagccaatgctggggtgcggaccggggactgccaccgacaacagtctccgccccggtctcttctgctacgcctgcggccagacccctcccccgccgtcgacgctcgccacgtcattattcaacgacggtgcggcgatttgggggggggggaggagtgttatatcctagccagtaatgccacccgagcccgctgccaaaaggttggcagcatcaaagtccggacgccgtccgcataagcagcgccagcgagacaggaaatcgccgcaagtctgcgcgcgccaccgctggcttctggtttcttaagcgctggagtcgcgagcgctaggacagttctgtattcgccgctcagttgtatactcgccaccgaattgtgtacttgctagttagttgtgtgttcatcgcagcagagttgttgttcgtcgtcagccgacgctgacctagccgctccgactcgaactagacagatttctgtagacacggagttcactactgtttttctgtatcttcgttaataaagataagtaccgacttttatttaatcagagtgtttgggttttcatctttctgttcactgttccagcggaccggtcggcccgctattaaaagtgtggcagtgacttcgtaagccatttctacagcgaattgtttgtcgctacgaatgcCGCCACAAAAAATGCTAATGTACATGGTTCAATTGATTTGTTCATAATGTTGAatgcccctcgcgacagctctgcattgacaacagtttcccctagcggaaATAAAATTcgaccaagttccacagttcattgTCCAAGGTGAATTTTGgttcaaattcaaattgctctgagcactatgggactcaactgctgtggtcattagtcccctagaacgcagaactacttaaacctaactaacctaaggacatcacacacatccatgcccgaggcaggattcgaacctgcgaccgtagcagtcgcaaggttccggactgcgcgcctagaaccgcgagaccaccgcggccggcgtgaattTTGGCGTGATGTTGATGCaggaaatctactcctaggatcatgtcgtagcccttgcTCACCCATGGTACCacttccatgcatgcattaaatcggactttccctatgcatAAGTCAACTGTCAGcgaccccaaaggcgtgacctccttatcccccactccacgcaacctataacgtggtgggtctaacttccttcgtcccattatattcttagtagccactgacacttgcacccctgtgtccaacaaaatcttaaactttttagttcctatggatcctaccactgaacattgcACCTCTGCATACGTATCCGTGGCATTGAAATCAAACGGAAGCTCCTTTAgatgggtcttgggccccctctgtcgtTTAACGCTTGTCCGCCTCTCCTATCTCCATTTCTCCATCCTCcacactgctgatttccacccccttcctctattccttggtgactgggtacattgcctctgcacatgtcccgtacatccacacttataacattttatacttgCTGCAAATACTGTTTGCCTCTCACGTActcctgttgccacgtctatttcctcacactgaattgccagctgaatggccgaatacaaaccTTTCGGAGTCCCTTCATGCACTTTCCATGACATATGCGCCgataaccctctcaaaaatacatcaagtgccgtttgctcagcctcctgcaacagaacactattcgcttcatcgctctgacccaactcgtaagtgtacTCATTAATTTCGCTTATTCTGGTCCACAAATTTCTCCACCgggtctccccctgtctctttgtcattgtacttaacctctccctgaagtaccgagtgctattctgtttcttgtacctttgtaaaagtccTTCCtgtaactgcttaaactgtcctgccttccttaatgcctcagaacaccttacatatgttttcgcttcacccgttagtctaatcttggctacatgtaacaactgctcatcagaccaactaTTCATCGCAGCTtaaatttccaagtcctccacaaatgaaCGCACATcgtcagatgccttgccagaaaacggaataatcaaactcacggcagctggatcaatctcctgctcccTAGGCAACAATGACTcatcagatgcggtttcccgctcacttctagatgttaattcatttcttaaCTGAGTATTGTcagctgtcaattgtgctactttttccaacaaaatccgcacCACTTCTGGTTCCGATACACCTTGCGTCCTTgattctgccattgtgttgctttcgttctcaGTTAGTCGTTTTTTGTTTCAggactaagtacaagaataatctgaCTCCCTACAACTCTGTATCCTCATACTCACTAACATCATACTCAAATTAACACAAAAGTAATTAAACGCCACAAAACAATGTTACTCCCTGAAcatactaacacttactctgacagcAAAAAATACTATGCCCATGCAAACATGCAAAATGTGGCTTGGCAAGCCATACTCAAAATaccaacaagaaagaaaacgtGCAACACTCAAAACAACAATTTTGACAGCACTTACCACATCTTATGACTGTACTGCAGGCGGTGGGCTCAAACATTGTACTGGGCAGACGACGTCCgcaattctgacaccaaatgtagtggatgggtgcaggatgtgccgtattaaaactcgtccgagcttTTCAAATGGTTTATTTTTTCCACTACAGTGCTTCGTTGACCTCGGTCCACTTCACAGGCCCTGCTTTGCTGAGGTAGtacccccagcggcctgtgcaacacACTGTGTCGAGCCAGCCTCGTATGCCAGCTGCAGAGTTccaattacgtcaggatggctgaaCTAGCATCCAACTCAGTGGCCACCGTCCCCGTTGACTCCGCACTGCTCCGCCGGGAGCCATAGCCAGCTGTGCTGCTGCTTCTACCTCGGCTGGCATAGCTGGGAATGCGGGCCAATGACTGCTCCCATTCCGGTGTCCGAACCTGCAGCCCTCGCCTTGAAAGTCTCCAGCGTGTGTCAGGAGCCGAGACGACTCCGCAGTAGCGACCCGAAGAATGGCCCACCCTGGCTGGCTGAGGACCctgtgttggcctcagagggtcgaaccaacgaccagccgtggactgggatgctgtcGCCCCACCTGTTGCCATATGTCGCCAgtagtgtgacacgccccgccatccaggagagctgccacacttggatGAATCTTGTTAGACaaccacacctatttatactcggcttcaCAGCTCTGTTTCGCTAACGCACCACTCCGAGTCATGTACGCACAACACCccagttgcgccagtgggcccatTCTTCCTGTAGCTTGCGACATGCGAACCACTGCATATACGCTTTTCAGTGGTTCaatggcccctgtggcctccattccactttgcaaccattggtcagtgtaacttactgcaatccagccccCACCCGGCTGTAACTTATGCGCTTTGaaatactgc is a window from the Schistocerca americana isolate TAMUIC-IGC-003095 chromosome X, iqSchAmer2.1, whole genome shotgun sequence genome containing:
- the LOC124556199 gene encoding proline-rich protein 2-like, whose amino-acid sequence is MAPIKTVDGPEPLPPRENLTSRAVDKDDVIRLFAIILLDLYQERHLVRGGFQPRLPTSLPPPGQQQQPSPLPRRQPVPLMPPAQLHPGAPQVVAPAPAVPLQSPPPSELMDVDPSAGPPSQAVAVQPVLQPLSLGTPKESDTAAPCPAPTPQPSTQRQGTLPLFVGPDAPSRPVPEAAPVVTGMNEIYTGKERRKKKKKAAAVLAGYEVLYQLAQLASI